One region of Acidobacteriota bacterium genomic DNA includes:
- a CDS encoding VWA domain-containing protein, translating to MIPPVSFPRRVLSIVLSCFIAAAPLLGAAAPQQPSGATFTAESNLVLVPVVVADKSGQHIGGLQQSDFTLQDQGKQQKIISFEEVKQVPMSKMTKAAEPGVYTNAVNASGGGARGMTIIVLDQVNTPFLDQVYARAELLKFLAQHINANEPTSLITIGRRGVRVVHDFTTDTAVLLAALKKVTSRIDTLNLSDATNTTLAATNRLGPAVDPNTGADRSSVAFETSALDEFYNGTDGGYGVYQLTQAIELTLSALMHVAEGMEGIPGRKSLIWATAGFPFTLTGSGELASLRYYSTGATRAELGGATGGGVLEGGGLPPLPESNATTSDDLFAAVRPYFERTMQALNKSQIAIYPIDARGLVAYSSAASSRVRLNDVYGTEAQTHTTMNEIATVTGGKAYYNTNDITAAFNKATGESTQYYMLGYYADKDKKVSWHKLQVKVNRPDVDIRARSGYMSGGMVSAKKPEDVRNLDIRAALASPLDYSALPMRVYLDPATAGAGNKKKIPFEIVAQPGASAVDAANKNHIQLDFLVVARNPKGESVGQLSQKIEANLAENQLQQFATDGLNYKQALQLAPGAYSLIFIVRDNLTGKIGSVNAPLRVE from the coding sequence ATGATCCCACCTGTCTCGTTCCCGCGCCGCGTCCTCAGCATCGTGCTTTCCTGCTTCATCGCCGCCGCTCCCCTGCTCGGGGCCGCCGCTCCGCAACAGCCGAGTGGCGCCACGTTCACCGCGGAGTCGAACCTGGTGCTCGTGCCGGTGGTGGTCGCGGACAAGTCGGGCCAGCACATCGGCGGCCTGCAGCAGAGCGATTTCACCCTGCAGGACCAGGGCAAGCAGCAGAAGATCATCTCCTTTGAAGAAGTGAAGCAGGTTCCGATGAGCAAGATGACCAAGGCGGCCGAACCGGGCGTCTACACCAACGCCGTGAATGCCTCCGGCGGCGGCGCTCGTGGCATGACCATCATCGTGCTCGATCAGGTGAACACGCCCTTCCTTGACCAGGTCTACGCCCGCGCGGAATTGCTCAAGTTCCTGGCGCAGCACATCAACGCCAACGAGCCGACTTCTCTCATCACCATCGGCCGCCGGGGCGTTCGCGTGGTGCACGACTTCACCACCGACACCGCCGTTTTGCTCGCCGCACTCAAGAAAGTTACTTCGCGCATCGACACGCTCAACCTCAGCGACGCCACCAATACGACACTGGCGGCAACGAATAGACTTGGTCCAGCCGTGGACCCGAACACCGGGGCCGATCGCTCGAGTGTGGCTTTTGAGACCAGCGCGCTCGACGAGTTCTACAACGGCACCGACGGCGGGTACGGTGTGTATCAACTCACCCAAGCCATCGAGCTCACGCTTTCTGCGCTGATGCACGTTGCCGAAGGCATGGAGGGGATTCCGGGTAGGAAGTCGCTCATCTGGGCGACCGCCGGTTTCCCGTTCACGCTCACCGGAAGCGGTGAACTAGCGTCGTTGCGCTACTACAGCACCGGCGCCACCCGCGCCGAGCTCGGCGGCGCGACCGGCGGCGGCGTTCTCGAGGGCGGCGGGCTGCCACCACTCCCAGAAAGCAACGCCACCACCAGCGACGATCTGTTTGCCGCCGTGCGTCCGTATTTCGAGCGCACTATGCAGGCGCTGAATAAGTCGCAGATCGCGATCTATCCCATCGACGCTCGCGGCTTGGTCGCTTACAGCTCGGCAGCCAGCAGTCGCGTCCGCTTGAACGACGTATACGGCACCGAGGCCCAGACCCACACCACCATGAACGAGATCGCTACCGTGACTGGCGGCAAGGCGTACTACAACACCAACGACATCACTGCTGCCTTCAACAAAGCGACTGGCGAATCCACGCAGTACTACATGCTCGGGTACTACGCGGACAAAGACAAGAAAGTCTCCTGGCACAAACTACAGGTAAAGGTGAACCGGCCCGACGTGGACATCCGTGCCCGCAGTGGCTACATGAGCGGTGGCATGGTGAGTGCAAAGAAGCCCGAGGATGTCCGCAACCTCGACATCCGCGCCGCGCTCGCCTCTCCGCTCGATTACAGCGCGCTTCCCATGCGCGTCTACCTCGACCCGGCCACCGCCGGCGCGGGCAACAAGAAGAAGATCCCGTTCGAGATCGTGGCGCAGCCCGGCGCGAGCGCGGTCGATGCCGCCAACAAGAACCACATCCAACTCGATTTCCTGGTCGTGGCGCGCAATCCCAAGGGCGAGTCCGTCGGCCAACTCAGCCAGAAGATCGAGGCCAACCTGGCTGAAAATCAACT
- the bshC gene encoding bacillithiol biosynthesis cysteine-adding enzyme BshC, which yields MKSDCLSYVAEPGSAVPDISRLFADVMARAEAVRAFYPAGFGLAAQPADHPAARRKQVADALERQNRAWGASAATLENIKRLREGAGAVVTGQQVGLFGGPLFAIYKALTAIRLAAESTQAGKPAVPIFWLATEDHDLAEVDHVVLLAADGGLVRVATPTRGGENAPMSAVTFGEEIAPVVAQAIGALGSSEATEALRAAYQPGETMGSAFARLYSKLFAHSGVILLDASDPELHRIAAGVYTAALDRCSELHAALAARDQQLEKAGYHSQVKVSSSHTLLFGKSNGSRLPLRRSNDGSGGDTFVLGEQKLSAAEVRKAIAEHPEKFSPNVLLRPVVQDHLLPTVAYVGGPAEVAYFAQAAVVYEKLLGRVTPVVPRFAATLVEPRIARLLERYQVRPEETFAGVEKFAALVAARNLPADVEAAMKRASDGLEQAIAAMRAPLAQLDPTLAKAAERSAAKMRYQLGRVHAKACRAHLRRSEELRQHAQQISDALYPEGHLQERQIAGISFLARYGPQLLLTLYDAMTCQGHQVVYL from the coding sequence GTGAAGTCAGACTGCCTGTCTTACGTTGCCGAACCGGGGAGCGCTGTTCCAGACATCAGCCGCTTGTTCGCGGACGTGATGGCGCGCGCGGAGGCGGTGCGGGCCTTCTATCCGGCAGGCTTCGGGTTGGCGGCGCAGCCGGCAGATCACCCGGCAGCACGGCGCAAGCAGGTCGCAGACGCACTCGAGCGGCAGAACCGTGCCTGGGGAGCGTCCGCAGCGACGCTCGAGAACATCAAGCGGCTGCGGGAAGGCGCGGGAGCGGTCGTCACCGGCCAGCAGGTTGGATTGTTTGGCGGGCCGCTGTTCGCCATCTACAAGGCGCTCACCGCGATCCGGCTCGCGGCTGAGAGTACGCAGGCAGGCAAGCCGGCGGTGCCTATCTTCTGGCTCGCGACCGAAGACCACGATCTGGCCGAGGTCGATCATGTCGTCCTGCTGGCTGCTGACGGAGGGCTTGTCCGGGTGGCGACGCCGACGCGCGGCGGTGAGAACGCGCCCATGAGTGCGGTGACGTTCGGCGAAGAGATCGCTCCGGTGGTAGCGCAAGCGATCGGCGCGCTGGGCAGCTCGGAAGCCACCGAAGCGCTGCGCGCGGCGTACCAGCCCGGCGAGACGATGGGCTCAGCCTTCGCGCGGCTCTACTCGAAACTGTTTGCGCACTCGGGCGTGATCCTGCTCGACGCCAGCGACCCCGAGCTGCACCGCATCGCGGCCGGCGTCTACACCGCGGCGCTCGACCGATGTAGCGAGCTGCACGCCGCGCTCGCCGCGCGCGACCAGCAACTGGAAAAAGCCGGCTACCACTCGCAGGTGAAAGTCTCATCCTCGCATACTCTTCTTTTCGGAAAATCCAATGGCTCGCGCTTGCCGCTGCGGCGATCGAACGATGGCAGTGGAGGCGACACGTTTGTGCTCGGCGAGCAGAAGCTGAGCGCAGCTGAGGTGCGGAAGGCGATCGCGGAGCATCCGGAGAAGTTCAGTCCCAACGTGCTGTTGCGGCCGGTGGTGCAGGACCACCTGCTGCCCACGGTGGCCTATGTGGGCGGACCGGCAGAGGTGGCGTACTTCGCGCAGGCGGCGGTGGTCTACGAAAAGCTGCTGGGCCGGGTGACGCCGGTCGTCCCGCGCTTTGCGGCCACGCTGGTCGAGCCGCGTATCGCGCGTCTGTTGGAGAGATACCAAGTCCGGCCGGAAGAGACGTTTGCCGGGGTGGAGAAGTTCGCCGCGCTCGTCGCGGCGCGCAATCTTCCCGCCGATGTGGAAGCGGCGATGAAGCGAGCGTCCGACGGACTGGAGCAGGCGATCGCGGCGATGCGGGCGCCGCTCGCGCAACTCGATCCCACGCTGGCGAAGGCGGCGGAAAGATCGGCGGCGAAGATGCGCTACCAGTTGGGGCGCGTCCACGCCAAGGCGTGTCGCGCGCACCTGCGGCGCTCGGAAGAATTGCGGCAGCACGCGCAGCAGATATCGGATGCGCTCTATCCTGAAGGACATTTGCAGGAGCGGCAGATCGCGGGCATATCGTTCCTGGCGCGCTATGGACCGCAATTGCTGTTGACGTTGTACGACGCGATGACTTGTCAGGGACATCAGGTGGTGTACCTGTAG